The genomic stretch ATGATCCCAATGAGAAGTGCAGGAGTCATCCCTGTGGTCATCCCCCTCTCTGACAGAtttaccgctttggatactgttggggggaagtgggggggtgagggggtggggggagcggaTGTGGAATGGCCTCTTGGGGAAAGCCAGTTCATAGCCCAATGGGCGGTCCTGCTTGtctgaaggggagggaagtgaaTGGTAGGGGTATAGTGACTGGGGTTTTAATGGTCAGGGGTACAGACAGGTGCTCTGTGGCTGTGGATGTGAACCCAGGATGGTAGTGTCAAGCTCAGGGATGTCACAGAGCAGCCTGGGGCAAGGTGTGAATAACCAGTGGCCATGGTACACAGGGAAGCCAAGGGCTGAAGACCTGAGAGCTGGATATAGGAAGTTAGgagataaattaaaatgcaggaaCTCAAATGCAGTAATCTTTGGGATTCCTGCCTGTGTCCCATCTGGTGGGAGCAGATGGAGGCGGGCactctgtacgtgtgtgtgtgtgtgtacgtgtgtgtgtgtacgtgtgtacgtgtgtgtgtgcgcgtgtgtgtgtgtacgtgtgtgtgtgtacgtgtgtacgtgtgtgtatgcaGAACCAGGGAGGGGTTCCAATTCTAGAGGCACTGGGACCTTTTATGGGGAAGCTGTGACCAGTCCAAGCCTGCTAGGTTGTACCTGGGCAGAATGGGACATATCTCCCCACCGGGACGTTTTGCTGATTCTGTTGCTGAGGTTTGAAATAAGGATGGTGGGGGATGGGAACTAAAGTGTAGGCTCTGATTGGTCAGGAAACAGGGGGGTAGAAGATTAGTTAGTGATGTAGTCAGCACCTCAGAAAGATGAAAGAAAGGAGGATTCAGAAATGTTCAACAAAGGGAATTGACATGGTGGGGGGGAGCGGTTGAGCAGTTTACACTTCAATGCGAGGAATATTCTAAATAAGGCAGATGCACTAACAGCATTATCAAGGTACACAGTATATCAGAACAAGCTGGGCACTGCGACGTAGGAAGGTTGATTTGGCCCAGGATGGGGGTTTCAATGCAGGTTTACAAAGGTGATACCTGGGCTTCAGGGGTTagtttgaggagagattagacaaattagaccttcattctctggaatttagcagATTAAGGAGTGAACTAATCAAagttttcaggatattaacagggaaagaccgggtagataaagataaattatttccactggttaaaGGTTCTAGAACCGGgggcatagtctaagaattagagccccagaccattcaggagggatctctctctctgctctgcactctttctctctgtctctgtctcagtctgcactgtctctctctctctctctctgctctgcactttctctctctctctctctgctctgcactctctctctctgtctctctctctgctctgtactgtctctctctgtctcgatctgcactgtctctctctctctctctctctctttctgcaatgctccctcgctctctctcgctctgctctgcactctctctctctctctctctctctgtctcagtctgcactttctctctctctctctctctgctctgcactttctctctctctctctctgctctgcactttctctctctctctctctgctctgcgctgtctctctctctctctgctctgcactctttctctctgtctctgtctcagtctgcactgtctctctctctctttctgcactgctccatctctctctcgctctgctttgcactgtctctctctctctctgtctcagtctgcactgtctctctctctctttttgtctctctctctctgcactgtttttctctctctatctctgtctctgtcctgcactgtctctctgtctctctctctcaggtctGCATTCTACCtagctctctctcactctcaccctgcactgtctctctctctctctctctgtctcagtctgcactgtctctctctctctctctctctgtctcagtctgcactgtctctctctctctctatctctctctttctctgtctcagtcagcactgtctctttttctttctctgtctctctctctctctgtttctctctctctgtctctctctctctctccctctgctttgcaatctctctctctctgctccgcactgtctctctctctctctctctctctctctctgtctctctctctctctctctgtccccctctcactgtctgtttctctctgcctGAGAGTGGTTCACAGAGTCAAGCTGAAGGATTTCTCGATTTGTATTTTCTCAGGAGTTTCTGGACGGTGAGGAGTCGGTTTGTTTGACAAGATGCTGACGTCTCCAGTGCTCGGCGCTGGCACAGACAGACCCGTTCCAATGCAGCTGTGCCAGGATTGGGAGGAGTTAGGTTCAACTGATGGTTTACCCAAACTGGATGACAGCCTGACCAACCTTCACTGGCTACATCGCTTCGCTCTCCAGGACACTGAGTGCCAACACTCAGCTGTGCCACACCAACCCAGGTCTGTTGTAGCAGCAACACCAGCCTCACTGGCAATTTCGCATGATCCTGATAAACCCACCCTGACTGGCACACCTTTACCATCAGAAACCCGTGAGGACATCAACTATACCACTGACCCTTACGCCAAGCCCCCGTATTCCTATGCTACTCTGATCTGCCTCGCTATGAAATCCAGTAATCAGAGCAAGGTGACACTGTCCACTATCTATTCCTGGATCAAATACAATTTCTGCTACTACAGGCACGCTGAGCCAAGCTGGCAGGTAGGTGACCGTGGGCAACAGGCACTGGGTACAATATTACACCGTAGTGGGATAGAcacaaaggaaaaggaggtggggagcattgttgatcagggccAAGGTTGATACATCAATGAGACACAGCCCTTACACCAAAGGATCAAGCTGTCGGATCAAGAgagtgtcgctggaaaagcacagcaggtcaggcagcatccgtggagcaggaggatcaacgttttgggcataatcccttcatcaggaagggcttatatccaaaacattgattctcctgttcctcggatgctgcctgacctgctgtgctttcccagcaccactctctcgactctgatctccagcacctgcagtcctcactttctccgagctgTAGAATCCGTTTGGATGAAGCTAAGAAagagcaaggagcaggagacacTTGTTTGGAGTTGTTTCTAGGTCAGGGATGGcaacactgggcacaatctcaaTCAGGAAACTGGAACAAGAGTAATGCAGGAGTCATTAGGGACATCAATTCCCAAAGATTGGGGAAACGTAATCAGCTTTAATGTTATAGAGAATTAATTCTTGGAATGGAGGTGAGATGGTTTTCCAGAACAGTGCCTGAGAAGTAAGCTAGAGTACAGATTAGTTTACACTGAGTGCTGCTTTATGAGAAAGGGAGTATTAATAATTTCATCGTAAATAAGTCTTTAGGAGCCAGAATAAGACAGAattttatattgagtttgaaactGATGTTGTTTAATTCAAAATGAGGGTCTTAAACCTAAGGAAAGGAAACATGAAGGAGTGAACAGTAATCTAGCTgtgggagatggggggggggggggagtataAAAAGGGCTGATGATTAACAGCTCAATGGCTCTACTTCATATATTAATATACGGTTATAACAAATTCACAGTTCTGTGGGACACAGAAACTCAGCAAACAAGGTATTCCATCCACGGCTAACAAGAGACAGTCACAAAGTCAGAAAGTTGTAGATGTAGCAGGCCTGAGGATTGGAGCAATTGTAAACTTCAACAAAGAAGGACCATCATACTGATAAaggaggagaaggcaggaaatggAAGTCAACAGACAGTAAAAACTTCTGATTGTAAAAAAAGGAGAGATTAGCAAAGACAAATGTCAGGctgtgacagacagacagagatctGATTGAGAGATAAAGAAATGGCAACAACACATCAAACACCTGCCTCACGGAGAGAGAGAACCTCCCAGGAAAATCTCGAAGCAAGATGTTAGTGAGAATCAGGAACTGAAATACATTAGGAGTGGTACAGTCGTACTGGAGAAATGAATCAGACTGAAGGTTAATCACCCCTGACCCTAATGACCAACATCCCAGAGTGATGAAAGGTGACTGCAGATAGTCAATGCTTCttgaacattttccaaaattctataaATTCTAGAATGGCTCTTGAAGATTAGAAAGTAACAAGTGACacctcactatttaagaaaagtgggagagagaaaatggggaacaaCAGACTTTCTATTCTGGCATCAGAACCAGGGAAAACACTGGAATCCATTGTAAAAGGATGAGACAGCGGGACACCTGGTGGGCAGTGATCACGGATTTCTGAAGGAGAAAACAAATTTGACAACATCTCAGGATAAGGGCAGGCAAttaaaaactgagatgaagagaccTTTCTTCACTCAGGttaattttttaaattgtctACCCCAGAGGAGCTCAGTCATTGAACAGGTTCAAGATAAAAAAATCACCACGTTTCTAGAGACTGATGACATTTTGAGAgggggatagtgcaggaaaatggtgatGAAGTGGATCAGACATGAAACAGAaataaggaggtaaaaacaatgactgcagatgctggaaaccagattctggatcagtggtgctggaagagcacagcaggtcaggcagcatccgaggacaggcaaaatcgacgtttcgggcaaaagtccttcatcaggaaacagaaatagtttaatgggctgaatggcctcctcctatatCCTACGGCACAATATTAAACCAGATACAATACGGAGGCTTATAGACTCTGGACACTCCATCAGATCAATAATGACTGTTCTCAAAACAGAAATCCAATCAGTTATTTTGTTATAAGTTCATTGTTAATTGTTTGATGATATGACCTTAAATGAAATGTTTTTCGGAAAGTTTATAAACTGTATCTGTTATAGTCCTTACAACCCAGAATCCTAGACTAATGCCCTAGACataggggttcaaatcccaccaatccCAATTGCTGAgttatcatcatagaatccctacagggtggaaacaggccatttggcccaacaaattcacactgaccctccgaagagtaatccacccagacccattccccttttccctattactctacgtttcccctgactaatgcacctagtctgcacatccctgggtactatggacaatttagcacggtcaatccaacctaacctgcacatctttagactgtgggaggaaaccagagcacccggaggaaacccacacggggagaatgtgcaaactctacacaattgcctgaggctggaatcgaacctggatcccttgtgctgtgaggctgcagtgctaaccactgtgccacagagcgaagtgtggaattttcacattttccccgcgtttgcgtgggtttcctcccacagtccaaataaaaGTATAAAAGTATCTGGAATGTAATAAAACACTTTTCCCAATGATGGAGGCCATGTGATTACCAACTTGTCACTGAAAAACCATCTAGTTCATGACTTCTaggtccttccctggtctggcctaaatgtgattccagatcctCAGTAAAGTAGTGACTCTGAACTGcgtctgaaatggccaagcaagtccCTCAGGCTGATGTTCATTCCTCAACCAGCGGACAATATCAATGATGACCAGTGTTATCAACACTTTGCAAGGATCTCAGATGACCAGCGAGGAAAAGCTGTCCCTCACTCTGTGCCTCATGTTGTCGGGGACAGCCCTCAGTCCATGTTCTCCCAATACTTTGCTTCTTGTTTCTGAGGAAGGAATGTACTGATAATAATCCAGCCTCCTGTACTCCCTGtccctcacagtcacattcaACAACGTTTCACATAGTCAGCTGGTCCAGACGATTAAGTCACATAGCGTCCGTGGTGAGGTGGAACTTGGATACAAAACTTGGCTTGGTCGTAGAAGACAGAAGATAGAtatggaggggtgtttttctggaGATCTGTGCTCAgtgacagggatcagtgctggtacTTCTGTTGTTTTTAATACATATGTATCAATGATTGGGCTGCAaatgtagatggtctgattaATAGGCATTACGAAacagtggaattgtggatagtgagaaaggatacagcaggatatagatcagctagATAGTTggatgaaaaatggcagatggagtttaatctggacaagtgtgaggtgatgcattttaggggGTAAAATGCAAgggaaaagtatacagtaaatggcaggatctTTAGGAGCATTGAAGCGTAGAGTGATCTTGGGTGTAAGTTCATAGATCCGTGAAAGTGGTAACACAAGTGGCTAAGGTGGGAAAGGCAGCACatggcatgcctgccttcatcggtcagggcactGAGAATAAGAGTCGACAAGTCaaattgcagctgtataaaattttagttaggccacatttggggtattgtgcgcagttctagttgccacactATAGCAAGGATGAGCCAGCTTTAGAGGCAGTGCCtggatattgcctggattggagtgtgttagctataaggagaggttgaacaaacttagattgttttcactagagtattggaggctgaggaggcaACCTGATAGATGTATATaaaatgagagacatggatagggtggataggtggagtctttttcctagggcggaaatgtcaaatactagggggcatatgtttaaggtgaggaagaaggtttaaaggagatgtgtgaagtAAGGCTTTTACACAAAGGGTTGCCAGAGGAGGTTGTAGAAGCAGAtacgatagcaacatttaagaggcttttagacagagacatgaacagggagggatacagaccatgtgcaggcagtgggattagttttgaGTGGCATCATAGACAGCACAgacatagtgggccgaagggcctgtgctgtactgtcccaTTACCAAAATGGGTAATTGTTTCCCTTGTCCAGAGAAAACAAATCTTCCTCAGATTTATTTAATAAACAAAAAATAATCAGTTTATTTTGAAACACTACTCATTTCTAAAACCAATTGGATAAGCTGCAAACCTATGAATCAGAATGAGAACCAAACCCACTTTTAATCTTACACCAGACACACTCAACCGATAGAGAAGCTAACAGCAATTCTGCAGGGGTGACTTTAAAAAAGGCCAAAAGACAAAATGGTCAGAAAGACAACTCATTTGATGAATTGTCACAGTTCACTGGGTTTCCTGACGCCCCTGGACCAGTTTAAACAGTTCAGAAGGAAATCAAACTGGATCTGAATACTTGCACAAGGATTACAGAGCAGCATTTCAGggtttatataaatataaatgagGATGGAAATGTTCTGAGGTTCCCAGCCCTTGcaccgagagagagagggagtgacagAGAGTTGCAGTTTCAGCAGGTTGACTTGTTTCTAATTTCCCAAACTGGAGAAACGGTCACATCTAGAGGGTTGCTCAGCAACCACCAACTGGAGCCCCAGAGTCACTGACAAAAACAGGATTTCCAGCAGTTAACGGCAGCAAATTCCATCTATTATCTCTCAAATGTTTTGCCTGGCTCTTTTCCCAAACCTACCTGCAATGAGCAGATGGACCAGGGCCAACATGAAATGGTTGCTCTCATTCTTTGGTGAACTCTTGGTTTACCCAGTTTGGTGTCTTCTGGTTTTTCACAAACCTTCAGTGTAGCCACATAGTCCcgactctgtgactttatgatgAGCAGGTCACACAACAATGATTTCCAAGGATTATCATTTCTGAGTCAAACTCTTCAGCCCAAAGTGTGTaggactgtacaccagtgagagtcagtgtgtgtgggactgtaccccagtgagagtcagtgtgtgtgggactgtaccccagtgagagtcagtgtgtgtgggactgtaccccagtgacagtcagtgtgtgtgggagctgtaccccagtgNNNNNNNNNNNNNNNNNNNNNNNNNNNNNNNNNNNNNNNNNNNNNNNNNNNNNNNNNNNNNNNNNNNNNNNNNNNNNNNNNNNNNNNNNNNNNNNNNNNNNNNNNNNNNNNNNNNNNNNNNNNNNNNNNNNNNNNNNNNNNNNNNNNNNNNNNNNNNNNNNNNNNNNNNNNNNNNNNNNNNNNNNNNNNNNNNNNNNNNNNNNNNNNNNNNNNNNNNNNNNNNNNNNNNNNNNNNNNNNNNNNNNNNNNNNNNNNNNNNNNNNNNNNNNNNNNNNNNNNNNNNNNNNNNNNNNNNNNNNNNNNNNNNNNNNNNNNNNNNNNNNNNNNNNNNNNNNNNNNNNNNNNNNNNNNNNNNNNNNNNNNNNNNNNNNNNNNNNNNNNNNNNNNNNNNNNNNNNNNNNNNNNNNNNNNNNNNNNNNNNNNNNNNNNNNagtgtgtgtgggagtgtactccagtgagagtcagtgtgtgtgggactgtaccccagtgagagtcagtgtgtgtgggactgtaccccagtgagagtcagtgtgtgtgggactgtgccccagtgagagtctgtgtgtggcggactgtaccccagtgagagtcagtgtgtgtgggagtgtactccagtgagagtcagtgtgtgtgggactgtactccag from Chiloscyllium plagiosum isolate BGI_BamShark_2017 unplaced genomic scaffold, ASM401019v2 scaf_77209, whole genome shotgun sequence encodes the following:
- the LOC122546390 gene encoding forkhead box protein J1-like, with translation MLTSPVLGAGTDRPVPMQLCQDWEELGSTDGLPKLDDSLTNLHWLHRFALQDTECQHSAVPHQPRSVVAATPASLAISHDPDKPTLTGTPLPSETREDINYTTDPYAKPPYSYATLICLAMKSSNQSKVTLSTIYSWIKYNFCYYRHAEPSWQ